DNA sequence from the Devosia lacusdianchii genome:
AATACCCGTTCATCCGGCCGCTTCGAGCAGGCCGAGGGCGGCACGCTGTTCCTCGACGAAATCGGCGACATGCCGATGGATGCCCAGACGCGCCTGCTGCGCGTCTTGCAGGAAGGCGAGTACACAATGGTCGGGGGCCGATCCTCGATCAAGACCAATGTCCGCATCGTCGCCGCGACCCATCGTGATCTCAGCCAGATGATCCGTCAGGGCCTGTTCCGCGAGGACCTGTACTACCGCCTCAACGTCGTGCCGATCCGCCTGCCGCCGCTGCGGGAGCGTGTGGACGACGTTGGCGACCTGGCGATCCACTTCCTCAAGGCGGCCCAACGCGAGGGCGAGCCGGTAAAGTCCATCTCGCCTGAAGCCATCAGGCTGATGCAGAACTACTCCTGGCCGGGCAACGTCCGCGAGCTGGAAAACCTCGTGCGGCGACTGTCGGCGCTCTATGCCGATGAATCCATCTCGGCAGAGATCGTCCAGAACGAGCTCAACATCGCTGAACGCCCGTCGGTGCCCGGGACTGCGGGGCCGGTCGACGTATCCATGGCGGTGGAGACCCATGTGGGCCAGCTGCTGCGCGAATACGAGCCTAACCTGCCGCCGGCGGGGCTTTATCAGCGCGTAATCGACCGCGTCGAAGCGCCGCTGATCGCCATGGCGCTCAATGCCTGCGGCGGCAACCAGATCAAGGCCGCCGACCTGCTGGGCCTCAACCGCAATACCCTGCGCAAGAAAATCCGCACCCACAGCATCGAAATCGTCAAGCACAGCCGCCGCAACGGCTAGGCCGCGCGGACATTCGGAGCGATTTGAAACGGAGTGGCCGTTGAGGCGTTCCGTGACTTGAGCTCTGGTCTGGGCAAGAACTCGGAGGTTGCAACATGGCGCTCAAGCGGATGGACAATGTCGGGATCGTCGTTGAGGATCTTGCGTTAGCGATCGACTTCTTCCGCGAACTCGGCCTCGAGCTCGAAGGGCAGGGCGCGGTCGAAGGCGAATGGGCTGGCCGCGTCACCGGACTTGGCGATCAGCATGTCGAGATTGCCATGATGCGTACGCCCGACGGCCATAGCCGGCTTGAGCTTTCCCGCTTCCTCAGGCCCGAGGTCGTCGCGGATCACCGGAACGCTCCGGTCAACGCCCTGGGCTACCTCCGCGTCATGTTCACGGTGGACGACATCGACGAGACGGTTGAAAGGCTCAGCAGGCACGGCGCGCAGCTCGTTGGCGAGCTGGTACAATATCAAGACTCGTATCGGCTTTGCTACATCCGCGGCCCCGAAGGACTTCTCATAGGCCTCGCCCAGGAACTCTAAGGCGTATCGACGATCTCGCGGCGATTGCGGTGTTCGCTTAACGCCAGTGTCAGGCCAGCGGCGACGACAAGGAAAGCGCCGACATAGACTGTGGTCGGGGGGACTTCGGCCCAGAACAGGTAACCAAACACGAAGCTCCAGATCAGCGCTCCGTATTCCACGGTGCCGAGCACGCTTGCCGGGACCGCCCTTGCGGACTCGACCAGCATGTATTGCGCCAGGCCGCCGATCAGGCCGGCGGCCACGCAGAGCACGATCTCGCGCAGCTCCATGCCCTGCCAGAATGGTAGCGCCACCACGCCCATGAGCACCACGTGGATCAGGTTTTGCGCAAAGACCTGCACGATGGTGCGGTCACTCTTGGATATGGTGCGCATGAGGATCATTGCGACGGCCCAGAACAGGGCCGCACCC
Encoded proteins:
- a CDS encoding VOC family protein; the protein is MALKRMDNVGIVVEDLALAIDFFRELGLELEGQGAVEGEWAGRVTGLGDQHVEIAMMRTPDGHSRLELSRFLRPEVVADHRNAPVNALGYLRVMFTVDDIDETVERLSRHGAQLVGELVQYQDSYRLCYIRGPEGLLIGLAQEL
- the ntrC gene encoding nitrogen regulation protein NR(I) gives rise to the protein MSHVVLLADDDAAIRMVLNQALTRAGYEVRPTGNISTMWNWVSRGEGDILITDVAMPDGNAFEVMPKIKKLRPDLPMIVMSAQNTFMTAIRASEVGAYEYLPKPFDITEVLSVVARALADAKKPTSADRKAEEPGETMPLVGRSTAMQDIYRALARLMQTDLTVMITGESGTGKELVARALHDFGKRRNGPFVAINMAAIPRDLIEAELFGHEKGAFTGANTRSSGRFEQAEGGTLFLDEIGDMPMDAQTRLLRVLQEGEYTMVGGRSSIKTNVRIVAATHRDLSQMIRQGLFREDLYYRLNVVPIRLPPLRERVDDVGDLAIHFLKAAQREGEPVKSISPEAIRLMQNYSWPGNVRELENLVRRLSALYADESISAEIVQNELNIAERPSVPGTAGPVDVSMAVETHVGQLLREYEPNLPPAGLYQRVIDRVEAPLIAMALNACGGNQIKAADLLGLNRNTLRKKIRTHSIEIVKHSRRNG